One window from the genome of Bacillus tianshenii encodes:
- a CDS encoding YitT family protein, producing MNKHIKKIVLIIVGSIVFSIGINYFAIPNQLSEGGVIGITVVLHYLFQWSPGLVSFILNIILLGVGYKFLERQMIFYTIFGVIASSFSLWLTEDLGTPIQTESLLAPIYAGLFVGTGLGVIFRAGATSGGTQILAMMMNKYFDWSIAKGILIFDLIVIGGSVFVIGQEKALLTLIAVYVGARAIDFIVDGLNIKKAVTIISNDPEHVLEQINDRMNRGVTVLQGHGGYTKHNKKVLYAVVDKQEAVKLHRIVDQVDPNAFIVTHDVRSAFGGGFK from the coding sequence GTGAACAAACATATTAAAAAGATTGTGTTAATTATCGTTGGATCAATTGTTTTTTCAATAGGGATTAATTATTTTGCTATTCCAAATCAGTTATCAGAAGGTGGCGTAATCGGCATCACGGTTGTGCTCCACTACTTGTTTCAGTGGTCGCCAGGACTGGTTAGCTTTATCTTAAATATTATTTTGCTAGGTGTTGGGTATAAGTTTCTCGAGCGGCAAATGATTTTCTATACGATCTTTGGAGTGATCGCTTCGTCATTCAGCCTTTGGTTAACTGAAGACCTTGGGACTCCAATTCAGACAGAGTCGTTGTTAGCTCCGATTTATGCAGGGTTGTTTGTCGGGACGGGGCTTGGTGTTATTTTTCGAGCAGGGGCAACGTCAGGCGGAACGCAAATCCTAGCGATGATGATGAACAAATACTTTGATTGGAGCATCGCGAAAGGGATCTTAATCTTTGATTTAATCGTTATCGGTGGCTCTGTTTTTGTCATTGGGCAGGAGAAGGCGCTGTTAACATTGATCGCAGTGTATGTCGGTGCGAGAGCCATTGATTTTATCGTGGATGGTCTGAATATAAAGAAGGCTGTCACGATTATTTCGAACGACCCTGAGCATGTGCTTGAGCAGATTAACGATCGGATGAATAGAGGGGTTACCGTTCTGCAAGGCCACGGGGGTTATACGAAGCATAATAAAAAAGTCCTTTATGCTGTTGTTGACAAGCAGGAAGCTGTGAAGCTGCACCGCATTGTCGACCAGGTGGACCCGAATGCATTTATCGTCACGCATGATGTTCGCAGTGCTTTTGGTGGAGGTTTTAAATAG
- a CDS encoding ATP-binding protein codes for MNFYLLLSVSLIPFILGVSIYLNEKNKFSHTIFLLLMLISFWQVDVSVLFGAPQLSKEAIEILFRFFRFGLIFIMPLLYYLTVVVIEEHQEKGGLFPKLYNRKGLVAFIGYSVVVYLVAWTRKGIEYFVILSDNHGIGDYYYPVYGEWSLFFSLNTYLIFLHMIVLLLMAFKVKDTHTRSFFLQIFFALFIVYIIGVVSLFKSLPLPLTTFNSIIITVIVTTAYFRLHTQKIKAMNEKLLQQQYFLKKIIDLNPNYIFVKDEYGRFVLGNKSLTEFYRVEEAQLNGATEAAFTGDETELSRHIQDDDLVRKSGSELINEEDTLSNKWGETTAVETVKIPLLQQNQQYHVLCVAHDLTQRKESEKLLVRSEKLNIVGELAAGVAHEIRNPLTSLKGFVQLMNKEMTGKYKGYLGLMYDELERINYVVGELLAISKPLDMPRETAKISAILCDVKALLDTKAIMNNVDIHLNKSQNPSAIFVNKNQIKQVFINIIKNAIEAMPAGGMIRIHIEEKKKKLYVKVEDTGRGISPERMKTLGEPFYTTKEKGTGLGLMMSYKIIREHNGNIEFESEVGVGTTVTVTIPIIESVKTP; via the coding sequence ATGAATTTTTATTTATTACTATCTGTTTCACTTATTCCCTTCATTTTAGGGGTGTCGATTTATTTAAATGAAAAAAATAAATTCTCACATACAATCTTTTTGCTGTTGATGTTAATTAGTTTCTGGCAAGTGGATGTATCGGTTCTTTTCGGAGCTCCTCAACTATCGAAAGAGGCGATTGAAATTCTGTTCCGGTTCTTCCGTTTCGGCTTAATCTTTATTATGCCACTCCTCTATTATTTGACTGTGGTTGTCATTGAAGAACATCAAGAAAAAGGAGGGCTCTTTCCAAAGCTCTATAATCGAAAAGGGTTAGTTGCCTTTATCGGCTATAGTGTGGTCGTTTACCTTGTTGCCTGGACGAGAAAAGGAATTGAGTACTTCGTTATTTTATCAGACAATCATGGAATCGGGGATTATTACTATCCAGTTTACGGGGAATGGTCGTTGTTTTTTTCATTAAATACGTATTTGATTTTTCTCCATATGATTGTGTTGTTATTGATGGCGTTTAAAGTAAAAGATACGCACACACGGTCATTCTTTCTGCAAATTTTCTTCGCGTTATTTATCGTGTACATAATCGGAGTCGTTAGTTTGTTTAAGTCACTTCCATTGCCTTTGACTACCTTTAATTCCATTATCATCACGGTTATAGTCACAACCGCTTATTTCCGTTTGCATACACAAAAAATCAAAGCAATGAATGAAAAACTACTGCAACAACAATATTTTTTAAAGAAAATCATTGACCTAAATCCAAACTATATTTTTGTAAAAGATGAGTATGGCCGTTTTGTGTTAGGCAATAAATCATTAACAGAATTTTATCGGGTGGAGGAAGCGCAGCTGAATGGCGCTACAGAAGCTGCTTTCACTGGAGATGAAACAGAGCTAAGCAGGCATATACAAGATGACGACCTCGTTAGGAAAAGCGGAAGCGAGCTTATTAACGAAGAAGACACGTTATCAAACAAATGGGGCGAAACAACAGCAGTCGAAACGGTGAAGATCCCATTACTTCAGCAAAACCAACAATATCACGTTCTCTGTGTTGCCCATGATCTTACGCAGCGCAAGGAAAGTGAGAAATTATTAGTGCGCTCAGAAAAGCTGAACATTGTCGGCGAATTGGCCGCAGGTGTTGCGCATGAAATTCGCAACCCATTGACGTCATTAAAAGGGTTTGTTCAGCTGATGAACAAAGAGATGACAGGGAAGTACAAGGGCTATTTAGGCTTGATGTACGATGAGCTTGAACGGATTAATTATGTTGTCGGCGAATTGCTTGCGATTTCTAAGCCATTGGACATGCCCCGCGAAACAGCAAAGATCTCAGCAATTTTGTGTGATGTGAAAGCATTATTAGATACGAAGGCGATTATGAATAACGTTGATATTCATTTGAACAAGAGTCAGAATCCAAGTGCGATCTTTGTAAACAAAAATCAAATCAAGCAAGTGTTTATTAATATCATTAAAAATGCAATTGAAGCGATGCCAGCCGGCGGTATGATTCGCATCCATATCGAAGAGAAAAAGAAAAAGCTGTATGTGAAGGTAGAAGACACTGGCCGCGGTATCTCCCCTGAACGGATGAAAACCCTTGGCGAACCATTCTATACAACGAAGGAAAAAGGAACAGGCCTCGGCTTAATGATGTCCTACAAAATTATCCGTGAGCATAACGGAAATATCGAATTTGAAAGTGAAGTCGGTGTTGGAACAACTGTCACGGTTACGATACCGATTATAGAAAGTGTGAAAACCCCTTAA
- a CDS encoding DUF421 domain-containing protein: MTVSELLIRVTIAFFVLFILTRIMGRKELSQMTFFNWVSAISIGSITAALATNANFSIRNGVITLVAWSIFTIGMGYLNLTSKPLRKVTTGQPAILIKNGKVMENELRSVRLDMDSLSAMLRQKNVFQLTDAELAVLETNGKLSVKKMTNKQSVTKGDMNLLNTPTAVPAGTAVISDGAVNMTNLEKLNLDQAWLNQQLQQAGVTALSDVFYGEVQQDGTLYVDMKNDEAELS; this comes from the coding sequence ATGACAGTATCTGAGCTATTAATTCGCGTAACTATTGCCTTTTTTGTGTTATTTATTTTAACAAGAATCATGGGACGAAAAGAACTCAGCCAAATGACATTCTTTAATTGGGTGTCGGCTATTTCAATTGGTTCGATCACCGCCGCGCTTGCGACAAATGCGAACTTTAGTATTCGTAACGGCGTGATTACACTAGTTGCCTGGTCTATCTTTACGATCGGAATGGGCTATTTGAATCTGACTTCAAAGCCGCTTCGGAAAGTAACGACAGGACAGCCTGCCATCTTAATTAAAAATGGCAAGGTGATGGAGAATGAGCTCCGCTCGGTTCGTTTGGATATGGATTCTCTCAGTGCGATGCTTAGACAAAAGAATGTTTTTCAACTAACAGATGCTGAGCTGGCTGTCTTAGAAACAAACGGAAAGCTTTCAGTGAAGAAAATGACAAACAAGCAATCCGTCACAAAGGGAGATATGAACCTTTTGAACACCCCAACTGCAGTCCCTGCTGGAACGGCAGTGATTTCAGACGGGGCTGTGAATATGACGAATCTTGAAAAATTAAACCTTGATCAAGCATGGCTGAATCAACAGCTGCAGCAGGCTGGTGTAACAGCACTTTCAGATGTGTTCTACGGCGAGGTGCAACAGGACGGAACGCTGTACGTTGATATGAAGAATGACGAAGCAGAGCTTTCATAA
- a CDS encoding carbon-nitrogen family hydrolase — translation MKWKITCLQMDIAFGKPEENFKTANDFIHKYKNNADVLVLPELWTTGYDLTRLEEIGDRDGQTFRKTMSETASEINKHLIAGSTAVIRENGVTNTLYAYDKSGDEILEYSKGHLFKLMDEHHHLISGEADGLFTLDGVTCAGLICYDIRFPEWVRAHAAKGAEVIFVVAEWPLARVDHWRALLRARAIENQCYIVACNRIGDDPNNTFAGHSVIIDPWGDVLAEGNEQDEAISAEIDIDEVKKVRKKIPIFTDRRTGLYEKLEKRS, via the coding sequence ATGAAATGGAAAATTACATGTCTACAAATGGACATCGCCTTCGGAAAGCCGGAGGAAAATTTCAAAACAGCAAATGACTTCATTCATAAATATAAAAATAATGCGGATGTGCTCGTTCTGCCTGAGCTGTGGACGACAGGCTATGACTTAACACGCCTTGAGGAAATTGGCGACCGTGACGGGCAAACATTCCGCAAAACGATGAGTGAAACAGCAAGCGAAATCAACAAGCATCTAATCGCAGGTTCAACAGCAGTTATCCGTGAAAATGGGGTGACAAATACCCTCTACGCTTACGATAAAAGTGGTGATGAGATTCTTGAGTATTCAAAAGGCCACCTCTTTAAGCTGATGGATGAGCATCATCATTTAATCAGCGGTGAAGCAGACGGGTTATTTACATTGGACGGTGTGACATGTGCTGGGTTGATTTGCTATGACATCCGCTTTCCTGAATGGGTTCGCGCCCACGCTGCTAAGGGTGCGGAAGTGATCTTCGTTGTCGCGGAATGGCCGCTTGCACGTGTTGACCATTGGCGCGCCCTATTACGCGCACGAGCGATTGAAAACCAGTGCTACATTGTTGCGTGCAACCGGATTGGGGATGACCCGAACAATACATTTGCCGGCCACTCAGTTATCATCGACCCGTGGGGGGATGTCCTTGCGGAAGGAAATGAACAAGATGAAGCAATTAGCGCGGAGATCGATATCGATGAAGTGAAGAAAGTCCGCAAGAAGATTCCGATTTTCACTGACAGACGAACTGGATTATATGAAAAGCTGGAAAAACGTAGCTAA
- a CDS encoding aminotransferase class I/II-fold pyridoxal phosphate-dependent enzyme: MNRFTQADRMNRLPRQFFADLAKKAFKAKGSGVDLINLGQGNPDQPTPPHIVRKLQEAADNPINHKYPPFHGYGYVKEAVADFYQRQYNVKIDPNKEVALLFGGKGGLVELPQIYTQRGDVVLVPDPGYPDYWSGIALSGSEMVMMPLIEENDFLPDYSQLKSEDIERAKMMFLNYPNNPTGGAADQAFFDETVQFAKKNDIFVVHDFAYGAVGFDGVTPRSFLQSEGAKDVGIEIYTMSKSFNMAGWRIAFAVGNEEVIDAINTYQDHMYCSIFGAIQEAATVAFQYAEESIPELNALYERRHKTWMKALHDIGWNAKPSKGSFFTWLPVPEGISSNAFAEELLEKVGVSTAPGIGFGEHGEGYLRAALLVEEARLEEAAERFATLPYFKK; encoded by the coding sequence ATGAATCGATTTACTCAAGCAGACCGGATGAATCGGCTTCCGAGACAGTTCTTTGCAGACTTAGCGAAGAAAGCGTTCAAAGCGAAGGGAAGCGGTGTGGATTTGATCAACCTTGGACAAGGAAATCCTGACCAGCCGACACCTCCGCATATTGTCCGCAAGCTGCAGGAAGCCGCTGACAATCCAATTAATCATAAGTATCCACCATTTCACGGGTACGGTTATGTGAAAGAAGCTGTCGCAGACTTCTATCAGCGTCAGTACAATGTAAAGATTGACCCAAACAAAGAGGTCGCCCTGTTGTTTGGTGGAAAAGGCGGGCTTGTCGAGCTTCCGCAAATCTATACACAACGCGGGGATGTTGTGCTTGTGCCTGACCCTGGCTATCCAGACTATTGGAGCGGCATTGCCTTAAGTGGCTCAGAAATGGTCATGATGCCGTTAATCGAGGAAAATGACTTTCTTCCAGATTACAGTCAACTTAAATCCGAGGATATTGAAAGAGCAAAGATGATGTTCTTAAATTACCCGAACAACCCAACAGGTGGAGCGGCTGATCAAGCCTTTTTTGATGAAACAGTTCAGTTTGCTAAGAAGAACGATATCTTTGTCGTTCATGACTTTGCCTATGGAGCAGTTGGGTTTGACGGGGTGACACCACGGAGCTTCCTGCAATCAGAAGGAGCGAAGGACGTTGGAATTGAAATCTACACCATGTCGAAATCCTTCAATATGGCCGGCTGGCGAATCGCCTTTGCGGTTGGGAATGAAGAAGTGATTGACGCGATTAATACATACCAAGATCATATGTACTGCAGCATTTTCGGTGCGATTCAAGAAGCGGCCACAGTTGCCTTTCAATATGCAGAAGAAAGCATTCCTGAGTTGAATGCACTCTATGAACGCCGCCATAAGACGTGGATGAAGGCGCTGCATGACATCGGCTGGAACGCAAAGCCGTCGAAAGGATCATTTTTCACATGGCTCCCAGTGCCCGAAGGAATCAGTTCCAACGCGTTTGCTGAAGAGCTATTAGAAAAAGTCGGTGTCTCAACTGCCCCGGGAATTGGGTTTGGCGAACACGGCGAAGGTTACTTGCGTGCGGCATTATTGGTAGAGGAAGCACGTTTAGAAGAAGCAGCAGAAAGGTTTGCGACACTGCCTTATTTTAAAAAATAG
- a CDS encoding DUF1659 domain-containing protein gives MAQEFILGSRLTVTYDAGIDGEGNPIEKSKTYSNVKETATAEALVAVSQALDSLTQYNMIQIERQNTYELAE, from the coding sequence ATGGCACAAGAATTTATCTTAGGTTCACGCCTCACCGTGACATATGATGCAGGCATTGATGGTGAAGGGAACCCGATTGAGAAATCAAAAACGTACAGCAACGTGAAAGAGACGGCAACAGCTGAAGCGTTAGTTGCCGTTTCCCAGGCGTTAGACAGCTTGACGCAGTACAACATGATCCAAATCGAACGCCAGAACACGTACGAGCTTGCGGAATAA
- a CDS encoding DUF2922 domain-containing protein: MKRLEMKFVTQSGSTATVSVDVPVEPLDPAVVDAAMNQILTQNIFTTSGGDFTAKKEARIVQRTITPITLP, encoded by the coding sequence ATGAAGCGACTTGAAATGAAGTTTGTCACACAATCCGGCTCAACTGCAACTGTTTCAGTTGACGTGCCAGTAGAACCGCTAGACCCAGCTGTAGTAGACGCCGCCATGAACCAAATCCTAACCCAAAACATCTTCACAACATCAGGCGGAGACTTCACAGCAAAAAAAGAAGCCCGAATCGTCCAACGCACAATAACACCAATCACACTGCCATAA
- a CDS encoding YvrJ family protein, which yields MQTLMPFVQEVAFPIVVTLYLLHRIEGKLDKLNNSVTELPQRMHSSSDVEKQRIV from the coding sequence CTGCAGACACTAATGCCATTCGTGCAGGAAGTAGCGTTTCCGATTGTCGTCACACTTTACCTGCTGCACCGGATTGAAGGGAAGCTGGATAAGCTCAACAATTCTGTAACAGAACTTCCGCAACGAATGCATTCATCTTCTGATGTCGAAAAACAACGGATTGTCTAA
- a CDS encoding EAL domain-containing protein — translation MPNRLNIDQLHLHHLFQPIIHTVDKTHYAYEAFLRSASCSNPLQLFDNARRHNQLYSLDTTSIEKAVSVCHAYIKNHVFLNVFPSSLLQNSFFDLLESLDEQYHKICTQIVLEINESNDDHEAWKSSEFNDRINELRKRNIPFALDDVGTGQASLHKLIELAPDYVKIDRFFSKHLADSTKKQKIVSFFVDYCQNHSKLILEGIETEQDLNTATDLGVEYVQGFFFGKPNTIEHYHQNA, via the coding sequence ATGCCGAACCGCCTGAATATTGACCAACTACATTTGCATCATTTATTTCAGCCGATTATTCATACTGTTGATAAAACTCATTACGCATACGAAGCGTTTTTGCGTAGTGCATCTTGCAGCAACCCCTTGCAGCTGTTTGATAATGCCAGGCGTCATAATCAGCTTTATTCTCTGGATACAACTTCAATTGAAAAAGCTGTTTCCGTATGCCACGCCTATATCAAAAACCATGTTTTCTTAAATGTGTTTCCATCAAGCTTGCTGCAAAACTCATTTTTTGACTTACTTGAATCATTAGATGAGCAATATCATAAAATTTGCACACAAATTGTGCTTGAAATTAACGAATCAAACGATGATCATGAAGCATGGAAATCAAGCGAATTCAACGATCGAATCAATGAGCTTCGAAAGCGAAATATTCCATTTGCACTTGATGATGTCGGTACAGGCCAAGCTTCACTACATAAATTAATTGAACTAGCGCCTGATTACGTTAAGATTGACCGATTCTTTTCGAAGCATTTAGCTGACTCAACGAAAAAGCAAAAGATTGTTTCTTTCTTCGTAGATTACTGCCAGAACCATTCAAAACTAATCTTAGAAGGCATTGAAACCGAACAGGATTTGAACACCGCTACAGATTTAGGTGTGGAATATGTGCAAGGCTTCTTTTTCGGAAAGCCAAATACAATTGAACACTACCATCAAAATGCATAA
- a CDS encoding helix-turn-helix domain-containing protein, producing MAKLLANADIAAYKRLSKFTTVNEFNETIRHQLYYIKNHLTKADIAVLNVLKRHAVKIIGVCFLKLDTLAALADVSRSSAERAVRKLEKLHVLERKATHRVNGEYKGGRGHNVYCFLSIDGSVDAGVLTDGKELSNRCAAKEKAPKNKVETAPCQTKPSKEKTLRSFDQLDELNEHFTPSFVPTDFKETAAPFFRSANKIVDLWSRAEWAHRRSKLDWPLEEMSVIVCDVFRQTVFAKKRGWIKKSFKGYFYHLLEQEFAVWRRREVVQAHPMYNWLES from the coding sequence ATGGCGAAATTACTTGCAAATGCGGATATAGCTGCATATAAAAGGTTGTCGAAATTTACAACTGTAAATGAATTTAATGAAACGATTCGTCATCAGCTTTATTACATAAAGAATCACTTAACGAAAGCAGATATCGCTGTGTTAAATGTTTTAAAGCGGCATGCGGTTAAAATAATCGGTGTGTGCTTTCTAAAGCTTGATACACTGGCAGCACTTGCAGACGTGTCACGAAGTAGTGCTGAGCGCGCCGTACGAAAGTTAGAAAAGCTGCATGTGCTAGAACGGAAAGCAACACACCGGGTGAACGGGGAATATAAAGGCGGGCGTGGGCATAATGTCTATTGTTTTCTTAGCATTGACGGGTCGGTTGACGCAGGGGTTTTGACGGATGGAAAAGAGCTTTCAAACCGTTGCGCCGCTAAGGAAAAGGCGCCAAAGAATAAGGTGGAAACAGCACCTTGTCAAACAAAGCCTTCTAAAGAAAAAACATTAAGATCGTTCGATCAACTCGATGAACTGAACGAACATTTTACACCATCATTTGTTCCAACTGATTTTAAAGAAACAGCCGCACCATTTTTCCGCAGTGCAAACAAGATTGTCGATCTCTGGTCACGTGCTGAATGGGCTCATCGAAGAAGTAAGCTTGATTGGCCGCTTGAAGAAATGAGTGTGATTGTATGCGATGTTTTCCGGCAAACTGTTTTCGCAAAAAAGCGCGGTTGGATTAAAAAGAGCTTTAAAGGCTACTTCTACCACTTGCTGGAACAGGAGTTTGCGGTATGGAGACGAAGGGAAGTTGTTCAGGCGCATCCGATGTATAATTGGCTAGAATCATAG
- a CDS encoding methionine ABC transporter permease, which produces MTNKASVFLEQWGDSIWEAAIQTFQMVSISLIISIIIGLPLGVLLVLSRPGKALDNKYLYTILNITINVIRSVPFIILLFFILPFTKLIVGTTIGVKGVIVPLVVYTAPYIARLMESALLEVDQGVIEAYEAMGISTKDIIWHVMVKESRPSIILGLTIAVIGLIGATAMAGLVGAGGLGDLAYRFGHLRYEADVMYVTVILLIILVQSLQSLGNRLAAKMKKG; this is translated from the coding sequence ATGACAAACAAAGCAAGCGTGTTTCTTGAGCAATGGGGTGACTCTATTTGGGAAGCTGCTATTCAAACATTTCAAATGGTCTCTATTTCGCTAATTATCTCTATTATAATCGGTCTTCCGCTCGGTGTGCTGCTTGTATTATCACGTCCAGGAAAAGCACTAGATAACAAGTACCTGTACACGATTTTAAACATTACAATCAATGTCATTCGCTCAGTCCCATTTATCATTCTCTTATTCTTCATTTTACCTTTCACAAAATTAATTGTCGGGACAACAATTGGTGTAAAAGGGGTTATTGTCCCGCTTGTCGTCTACACGGCACCGTATATTGCCCGCTTGATGGAAAGTGCCTTGCTTGAAGTGGACCAGGGGGTAATTGAAGCGTATGAAGCGATGGGCATCAGCACAAAGGATATTATTTGGCATGTGATGGTGAAGGAATCTCGTCCATCGATTATACTCGGTTTGACGATTGCCGTTATTGGCTTAATCGGCGCGACTGCCATGGCTGGACTAGTCGGTGCCGGCGGGCTCGGCGACTTAGCATATCGCTTCGGTCATCTCCGTTATGAAGCGGATGTAATGTATGTAACCGTGATTTTGCTCATAATATTAGTACAAAGCCTGCAGTCACTAGGAAACCGTCTAGCAGCAAAAATGAAAAAAGGATAA
- a CDS encoding methionine ABC transporter ATP-binding protein gives MIELKNVTKTFETKDGAVQALKDVNLRVEKGEIFGVIGYSGAGKSTLIRCVNLLERPTSGQVFVNDEELSAVSPKKLKHARRKIGMIFQHFNLLKTVTVYDNIAIPLKLTGLPKAEIDTRVNKYLSIVGLQDRKSAYPAQLSGGQKQRVAIARALAHEPDVLLSDEATSALDPDTTEAILELLLKINRELGITILLITHEMNVIQRICDRVAVMENGEVIESGSVVDTFSKPVHHTTQKFVNSAFDHQIPTELLQQLEKDGPIVQLSFVGTSSGEPALAVISKKFNIYPNIIGGSILQLKHEPYGQLLVHLQGTTDETKRAIDWLNENQVSVSEVKPNDKQSKRVS, from the coding sequence ATGATTGAATTAAAAAACGTTACGAAAACGTTTGAAACGAAAGATGGCGCCGTACAGGCCTTAAAAGATGTGAACTTGCGCGTTGAAAAAGGTGAAATCTTCGGAGTCATCGGCTACAGCGGGGCAGGCAAAAGCACGCTGATTCGTTGTGTGAATCTGCTCGAACGCCCAACAAGCGGACAGGTTTTCGTTAATGATGAGGAATTAAGTGCGGTATCACCAAAAAAACTTAAGCATGCCCGCCGCAAAATCGGCATGATTTTTCAACACTTTAATTTGCTTAAAACGGTAACAGTCTACGATAACATTGCGATTCCGCTAAAGCTGACTGGTTTGCCGAAAGCAGAAATTGACACACGGGTGAATAAATATTTAAGCATTGTCGGATTACAAGACCGAAAGTCAGCTTATCCTGCACAGCTTTCTGGTGGACAAAAGCAGCGGGTCGCGATCGCAAGAGCTCTTGCCCATGAACCAGACGTACTGTTAAGTGATGAAGCAACAAGTGCACTTGACCCCGACACAACGGAAGCGATTTTGGAGTTGCTGTTAAAAATTAATCGTGAGCTCGGTATTACGATTTTGCTGATTACCCACGAAATGAATGTCATTCAGCGCATTTGTGACCGTGTTGCCGTGATGGAAAATGGCGAAGTGATCGAATCAGGTTCTGTCGTTGATACTTTCAGCAAGCCTGTGCATCACACAACACAAAAGTTTGTTAACAGTGCTTTTGATCATCAAATCCCAACTGAACTGCTGCAACAGCTTGAAAAAGATGGTCCAATCGTACAGCTTTCATTCGTCGGCACGTCATCTGGCGAACCTGCGCTTGCTGTAATAAGCAAAAAGTTCAACATCTATCCGAACATCATCGGTGGAAGCATTTTACAATTAAAGCATGAGCCATACGGACAATTACTCGTTCATTTGCAAGGTACGACTGACGAAACAAAACGGGCAATTGACTGGCTGAATGAAAATCAAGTTTCAGTAAGTGAGGTGAAGCCAAATGACAAACAAAGCAAGCGTGTTTCTTGA
- a CDS encoding MetQ/NlpA family ABC transporter substrate-binding protein, with translation MKKVLLGLIALFVIAFASGCGTEEAEGETEALNEDHLKVGVTAGPHEQVMEKVKEVAAKQGLEIELQVFNEYVMPNLALDEGELDANSFQHQPYLDQFNKDRGLDIVSVAKTVNFPMGIYSEKVKDVSEIKEGDKIGLPNDPTNGARALILFEQAGLIKLKEDAGVAATVKDIAENPKNLEFIELEAAQIPRQLGELKAAAINTNFAIEHGFVPTEDSIFIEPKDSPWVNVIAVRSENKNDPAIDKLIQAYQSDEVKQHIKTQFKGSVIAGW, from the coding sequence ATGAAGAAAGTATTGTTAGGACTTATCGCATTATTTGTCATTGCATTTGCAAGTGGATGTGGCACTGAAGAAGCAGAGGGAGAAACAGAAGCACTGAATGAAGATCATCTGAAAGTCGGCGTAACAGCTGGACCACATGAACAGGTGATGGAGAAGGTAAAAGAAGTCGCAGCGAAGCAAGGGCTTGAAATTGAACTGCAAGTCTTTAATGAATATGTGATGCCGAACCTCGCCTTAGATGAAGGTGAACTAGACGCAAACAGCTTCCAGCACCAGCCTTACTTGGACCAATTCAACAAAGACCGCGGCTTAGACATCGTCTCTGTTGCCAAAACGGTAAACTTCCCAATGGGCATCTACTCTGAAAAAGTAAAAGATGTGAGTGAAATCAAAGAAGGCGACAAAATTGGGCTGCCGAACGACCCAACAAACGGTGCACGTGCACTCATTCTCTTTGAACAAGCTGGCTTGATTAAGCTGAAGGAAGATGCCGGTGTTGCCGCAACTGTGAAAGACATTGCCGAAAACCCAAAAAACCTTGAATTTATCGAGCTTGAAGCCGCCCAAATCCCACGTCAGCTCGGCGAACTAAAAGCAGCAGCCATTAACACAAACTTTGCAATCGAACACGGCTTTGTCCCAACAGAAGATTCAATCTTCATCGAACCAAAAGACTCACCATGGGTAAACGTCATCGCCGTACGAAGCGAAAACAAAAACGACCCAGCAATCGACAAACTAATCCAAGCCTACCAAAGCGACGAAGTCAAACAACACATCAAAACCCAATTCAAAGGCTCAGTAATCGCCGGGTGGTAA